Part of the Roseomonas sp. OT10 genome, CGTCGACCTGGTCTACGACATCGTCCGCGCGGTCTTCGACGCCCATGCGGAGATGATGGAGGCGCACCCGGCCGCCGCAGCCACCGTGCCCGCGAACTTCACGCACAACACGCTGCTGCCCTTCCACCCGGGCGCGCTGCGCTACTACGGCAACCGTGCCGTGCCGGGCACCGTGATCGGCGACTGATACGGACGGCATGATGCCTTGATCCGTGCCGGCGTAGGGTTCGCCCGTGGCCTGGGGGCAAGGCGCTGCCTCGCCCCCGTACCCCCAACTCCGCCAGGACCCGCTGATCCCCTTTTGGGGGCCCTGGACCCGAGGAGTGCTGCCGCGCGGCTGTCCGTGACGGGGTCGTGAGGTCCGATCCAGCCGCGTGAACGAATTGTCAGCGCCGGCCCATCGGGGGGTGAGGCGCCCGGGCGCAAGTTCTCCTCACGCGGACGAACCCCGCCAGGGACGCCGCGCCACGGAACGCTTGATCGGAAAGTTGGCCTCATGAAGTCGCTGCGCCTGCTCCTCACCCTGGCGGCCCTGACCGTTCCTGCCGCCCTCGCGACCGCCCCGGACGCGCATGCGCGCACCACCCGGCACGGCACCGAGGCCTCCACCACGCGGCACGCCTCCTCGGCCCAGCGCACCCATCGCCAGCACGCCAGCAAGGCCCGCAGCCGCCGCCCGGCCGCCGCGACGCCGCAGCAGGACGGCTGATCCCGAGATCGGCGGCGGCCTAATCCCGGCAGGTCGTCGCTCGACCGGCCGTTTCCTCGGAAACGGCCGTCTGGGCCGGTCGGACTCCGTCCGGCCGGCCCTTTCTTTTTGCCGGCGCCGTGACAGGCTGCGGACGCCGCCATCCGCGGGCCCTCAGGACAGCGGCCGCGCCGCGCGGCGACACCGTGCCCTCAGCCCCGCCCCCGGCCGTCCGGATCAATCGTCTTCGTAGGGATTGCTGGTGCCGCGCAGGTGCAGGCGGATGGGCACGCCCGGCATGTCGAAGGCTTCGCGGAAGCCGTTGACCAGGAAGCGGCGATAGTCCTCGGGCAGCAGCTCCGCCCGCGTGCCGAAGATCGTCAGGGTCGGCGGCCGCGCCTTCGGCATCGTGACGTAGCGCAGCTTCAGGCGCTTGCCCTCCACCAGCGGAGGCTGGTGACGCTCCAGCATCGTGTCGAACCAGCGGTTCAGCGCGCCGGTGGGCACGCGGCGGTTCCAGCGCTCGTAGGTCTCGCGCACCGCCGGCATCAGCTTCTCCACGCCGCGCCCGGTGGCGGCCGAGATCGGCACCACCGTCACCCCCTTGGACTGGGCGAGCGAGGCGGTCAGCACGTCCTCCAGCGCGCGGCGGGTGCCGTTGCGGTCCTCGACGGCGTCCCACTTGTTCAGCGCGATCACGACCGCGCGCCCCTCGCGCTCGGCCAGCCGGGCGATGCGCAGATCCTGCTCGTCCATGCCCAGCAGCGCGTCGAGGACGAGGATGGCGACCTCGCACTCCTTCAGCGCGGCGATGGTGGCGGCCACCGACATCTGCTCCAGCCCCTCATGGACGCGGGCGCGCTTGCGCATCCCCGCCGTGTCCACCAGCCGGACCTTGCCACCACCCCCGGGGCCACCCGCCCGGTCCACCCACTCCACCGCGACCGAGTCGCGGGTCAGGCCGGGCTCCGGCCCGGTGATCATCCGCTCCTCGCCCAGCAGGGCGTTCAGCAAGGTGGACTTGCCGGCGTTGGGGCGGCCGACGATGGCCAGGCGCAGCGGGCGGTTGGCGCGCCGCGTCTCCTCGTCCTCCTCCTCCTCCGGCTCGTCCTCCGGCTCGGGCGGCAGCTTGGCGGCGATCTCCGCATGCAGCTCGCCCCAGCCGTCGCCATGCTCGGCGGAGACGGGGATCGGCGAGCCCAGCCCGAGCTCGTAGGCCTCAAGCGCGTTGGCGGCGCCGGTCCGGCCCTCCGCCTTGTTGGCGAGCAGCACCACCGGCTTGCTCTGCCGCCGCAGCCAGGTCGCGAAGGCGCGGTCGGAGGGGGTCAGCCCCGCGCGCGCATCCACCACGAACAGGATCAGGTCCGCCTCGCGCAGCGCCGTCTCGGAGGAGGCGCGCATGCGGCCGGGGATGGTGTCGGGCGGGGATTCCTCCAGCCCGGCGGTGTCCACCACCGTCACCTCCCGCCCGGCGATGCGGGCCTCGCCCTCCTTGCGGTCGCGGGTCACGCCGGGGGTGTCGTCGACGATGGCGGTCCGGCGGCCGACGAGGCGGTTGAACAGGCTCGACTTGCCGACATTGGGCCGGCCGAGGATCGCGATGCGCGGCTTCATGGCGGGATGGGGTCCTCTCAGGGCGACGGGGGGCAGGCGGCCCCCGCCGCGAACGGGCGCTGCGACGCAACGCCATATCTGCAACGCCGCTGCCGCCTTGCGGAAGCCCGACCGGCCCCCCGCGCGACGGTTCCGCGGCAGAACATGCCCCGCGGTCGGCCCGCGGCGCGACGCCACCGTGCCGTGGCGGACGACGCGCCCGCGCGCCTCAGGCGCGCAGGGCGGCCAGGTTGCCGTCGTCGGCCAGCACCAGCAGGGCGCCGCCGGCGATGGCGGCGGGCAGGCTCACCGGCCCCGGCAGCGGCAGGCGGGCGACCACGGCGCCATCGGCCGGATCGACGACCAGCGCCTCCGAGCCTGTGCCCGGCACGATGATGCGGCCGCCGGTCAGCACCGGGGCGGCGAAGCTGGCCGGCTCGCGCCGGCGGCTGCCGGGCGGCGGCGGGGCGTTCAGCGCCGTCACCCAGCGCACCTGGCCGCTGTCGCGGCTGATCGCCACCAGCTCCTGGTCGTAGGAGACGAGGAAGATCCAGTCCCCGGCCACGGCGGGGGTGACGGTGCCGCCGACCTCCCGCTCCCACAGCCGGCGGCCGGAGCGCAGGTCGACCGCCATGGTGGTGCCGCCGCGTCCGACCGTGATCACCCGCCCGTCGGAGATGACCGGGGCGGCGGTGACGCCAAGCAGGTCGGCGATGCCGCCGCGCCGCTCGCTGGGCAGGGCGGAGAGCGCCTCGGTCCACAGCACGCGGCCGTCGCTGGGGCGCAGGCAGACGAGGTCGCCCGAGGGGAAGCCGGCGACGACCATCTCCCCCTCCACCGCCGGGGAGGGCAGGCCGAGCGGGACGGCGGTGACGGGCTGCGCGCGATAGGTCCAGAGCCGCCGGCCATCCTCGGTGGAGAGGGCGATCAGGTGGTTCTCCAGCGTGACGACGAAGATGCGGCCGTTCGCCACGGTGGGGGCGCCCCGGGTGGGCGCGGGGGTGCGGACCCGCCAGCGGACGGTGCCGTCCGCCGGGTTCACCGCCAGCACCTCGGCCAGGCCGGTGGCCAGGTAGAGCGTATCGCCCTCCAGCGCGGCACCGGCGCCCACCGCGCCGACGTCGTCGTCCTTCGGGCTGGTGTCCAGGCGCCAGCGCCGCCCGCCACGGGCCAGGTCGAAGGCCGAGACCTCGCCGAAGGCATCCGCCGCATAGACGGTGTCGGCGGAGGCCACGGGGCCGGCGGTCATCCGCTGGCGATAGGCGCTGCCGGCGCCCACCGAGCTCCTCCAGGCCTGGCGCAGCGATTCGGCCGGCAGGTCGGCCATCCCGGGGGAATGGTCCAGGCTGCCGCCGGACTGCGGCCAGGAGGCGATGGGGGCCGGGGCGGGCAGGCTGACCGGGCGGCTGGCCACGGCGGGGTCCGGGCTCACGCTCCGGGCGCCGTCGATCACGGAACGGCGCTCGCCCGGCAGGGGCGGCGGCTTGTCGGAGAGCAGGTCCTCCAGGGTCTCGCACCCGGCGAGCAGCCCCATGGCACCGAGCAACGCCATCCGCCGACCGGCCACCAGGGGGTGGCGGGAGAGGTCACGCCTGATCGTCATCAAACCTTATCCATCAAGCCCGGCGGCAAGGCGCGCGGCGCGGTCGCGCACGCCCTGCGGCGCGGTCACGTCCGCCGCCAGCGCCTGCAGGCTGCGCTTCGCCGCCTCGCGCTCGCCACGGCGCACGGCGACCAGGGCCTGAAGCTCGCGGGCGGAGGCGCGCCACGGGTTGCCCTCGGCCGCCAGGGGCGCGAGGCGGGAGGCCAGCAGGCCGGGATCCTGGCTGTCGAGCCCGTGCAGCGACCACATCAGGGAGGCGAGGTCGCGATAGAGCGGATCGGCCGCGCCATCGCTCGCCACGGCGTCCCACAGGGCCAGGGCGGCCACGCCGTCCCCCGTCTCCGCCCGCAGCGCGGCGGCGCGCAGGCGCGCCAGCACGCGGTAGCCATGTGGTGCCGTGTCGGCCAGGGCGGCGAAGCGGTCGCCAGCGGCCTTCAGGTCGGCGTTCTCGGCCTCCGTGGCGCGGCTGACCTCCAGGAAGATGGCCGCGGCCTGGTTGGCCTGCCGGGCCTGCCACCACTGCCAGCCCTGCCAGCCACCGACCCCGAGCAGCGCCGCCAGGGCCACCACGCCGAACAGCCCGCCCCATCGCGTCGCCAGACGCCGGGCGCGCTCGGCACGCAGCTCTTCCTGGACCTCGTCGAAGATGTCGGGCACCTGCGGAGCCACCCCCTGTAAAGGTCGCGGACCATAGCGGCCCCTCCCCCCGGCGTTAAGCCCGAACGCGCGGATGCCGCCACAAGTCCCTGTGCCGGCCCTGTTCGGGGTGCGGTTCCAGGATGCGCCGCGGCGGGGCCGGCCGCGACGGCGCCTCCCTTCCGGGGCCCGTCCCACGGTCCCGCCAGATTTATTGACCATCGAGCAATTAATCGCCAGAATCCGGGCCGCGCCGCCGGAACGAGCGGCCACGGGAACCGCACCACGGCGTCAGTTCAGGGCCCAGCCCAGGGAAGGATCTCCTCGTGCGACGTCGCAACCTGCTGGCAGCCGGGGCCGCCGCGGCGCTGACCGCGCAGCCCCGCCTCCTCGGTCGCCCCGCCGTGGCGGCGCCGGCCTCCGTGCTGCGCTACGTCCCCTCGGCCAACCTGACGCTGCTCGATCCGGTCTGGTCCACCGCCTATATCAGCCTGTGCCACGGCTACGCCGTCTTCGATGCGCTCTACGCCACGGATGCCGCGGGCAACGTCCGGCCGCAGATGGCGGAGGGGCACGAGGTCTCGCCCGACGGGCTGACCTGGACGATCCGCCTGCGCGACGGGCTGCGCTTCCATGACGGCGAGCCGGTGCGGGCGGCGGATTGCGTGGCGAGCCTGGCGCGCTGGTGCGCGCGGCAGGCCACGGGACAGGTGGTCGGGAGCTTCGTCGCGGCCTGGGAGGCGGCGGACGACCGCACGCTCCGCGCGCGGCTGCACCAGCCCTTCCCGAACCTCGCCTATCTGATGGCGCATTCGGTCTTCCCGGCCTTCGTCATGCCGGAGCGGCTGGCGCAGACCGATCCCGGCCGGCAGGTGACGGAGATGGTGGGCTCCGGCCCCTTCCGCTTCGTCGCCGGCGAGTATGTGAGCGGGGCACTGGCCGTCTACGAGAGGTTCGCGGGCTACGTCCCGCGCGGCGAGGCGGCCGACTGGACCTCGGGCGGCAAGGTCGCGAAGGTCGACCGCATCGAATGGCGCGTCCTGCCCGACGGCGCCACCGCCGCCGCGGCGCTGCAACAGGGCGAGGTGGACTGGCTGGAGCGCCCGGTGGCGGACCTGGTCCCCGTCCTGGCCCAGCGCCGCGACATCACGCTGAAGCCGATCGACCCCACCGGCTGGGCGGCCGTGCTGCGCTCCAACCAGCTCAACCCGCCCTTCGACAACCCGCGGCTGCGCCGGGCGGTGCTAAAGGCGGTGAACCAGGAGGACTTCATGCGGGTCGCCGCCGGCGACGACCCGCAGGCCTGGCGCCTCTGCCGCTCCGCCTTCCCCTGCGGCACGCGCTTCGGCGATGAGATCGGGGCGCCCTTCATGCCGGCCGATCCGGCGGCGGCGAAGGCGGTGAACTTCCTGGTCCGCGGACTGGGCCAGAAGGGCTATTTCGGCTGGTACGAGAACGCCGAGGTCGAGGCGCTGACCCAGCGTTGGCTGGAGGCGGGCGAGGAGGCGGAGCAGCGCCGCCTGTCCGACGCCATCCAGAGGATCACCTTCGAAACGGTGCCCAACGTCCCGCTGGGCCAGTACGTGCAGCGCAGCGCCTGGCGGACGTCCGTCCAGGGCGTGCTGCAAGGCCCGGCCACCCTGTCCTGGAACGTCAGCAAGGCCTGAACCGACCCCGCCGCCCCCAGTCCCATACGGACGGCAGGACGACCTGACCGGTCGCGTTCCGGCGTCGGACCGGGAGGGGACGCGTCCCCTCCCAGACCCTCCCCTGCCGGGGCCACAAGCGGGCCCCGGACCCCGCTGGGAGTCTGACGCTTCATGGCTGCCGTCAGCCTGCGGGCTGGTCCCGGGGAGAGCGCGGACAGGCGGGACTCTGAAAAAGCTTCAGAAGTCGTCAGCGAGTGCGGATACCGTACCCGCCGAGGAGCCAAGCTCCTCGGCGCTGTGACCCCGTCGCAGGCTGTCCCGCGGCAGCGCCAAATGGGTCCAGGGCCCGCAGGGTCCTGGCGGAGTGGGGGTACGGGGGCGAGGCAGCGCCTTGCCCCCGGGCCACGGGCGCATCCCGCGCCGGCACGGATCAGCGCATCACGCCGTGCGTATCAGGCTGCCATCTCCGGCAGGTCGCCGGGCGCCAGCAGGCGGACGAGGCGGCCACCGCCGGGCTGGAGGCCCTGCCACGGGGCGGCGACGGCGAATTCCGTGAGTGTCCCGGTCGGGTAGCCTTCCGCCAGCCGGCGGGCGTCGCGGCCGCCGGCGGCCAGGGCGGTGGGTCCCGCCAGGGCGGTGGCCAGGTCGTGCAGGCCGGGATTGTGCCCCACCAGCAGCACGCTGCGGGCGGTCTGCGGCACGCGTTGCAGCGTGCCCAGCAGGTTGCGCCAGGGGGCGAGGTAGAGCTCGTCCATCGGCTCGACCAGCGGCGTGCCCTCCAGCGGCACCAGCGCCTCCAGGGTCTGCAAGGTCCGGCGGGCGGAGGAGACCAGGACCACCTCCGGCGCCAGGCCCAGCCCGTGGAAGGCACCGGCCATCGCCACGGCGGCACGGCGACCGCGCGCGTTGAGCGGCCTGGCATGGTCGGACAGGGCAGGGTCGTCCCAGCTCGACTTGGCATGGCGCAGCAGCAGCAACTGTCGCATGTCCCCCAGCATGGCATGGCGGCGCCCGCCTGTCGCCCGCCGCGCCGCCCGCCGGGCGAGGGGGTGGGTGGCGGTTGACGCAGGCGTGCGGCTGCCGTGTCTAGCCGGCGGATCGGGGGCGCCCCATCTGCGCGGCCCCCGTGGGGGCGGGCCGGGCAGCCGGCGCGAGGGGACAGGGAGGCGCGCTTGACGGCAGCGACGGGGAGGCGGGGGCCGGGGGACGGCCCGACGGCAGGCGTGGC contains:
- the der gene encoding ribosome biogenesis GTPase Der — its product is MKPRIAILGRPNVGKSSLFNRLVGRRTAIVDDTPGVTRDRKEGEARIAGREVTVVDTAGLEESPPDTIPGRMRASSETALREADLILFVVDARAGLTPSDRAFATWLRRQSKPVVLLANKAEGRTGAANALEAYELGLGSPIPVSAEHGDGWGELHAEIAAKLPPEPEDEPEEEEDEETRRANRPLRLAIVGRPNAGKSTLLNALLGEERMITGPEPGLTRDSVAVEWVDRAGGPGGGGKVRLVDTAGMRKRARVHEGLEQMSVAATIAALKECEVAILVLDALLGMDEQDLRIARLAEREGRAVVIALNKWDAVEDRNGTRRALEDVLTASLAQSKGVTVVPISAATGRGVEKLMPAVRETYERWNRRVPTGALNRWFDTMLERHQPPLVEGKRLKLRYVTMPKARPPTLTIFGTRAELLPEDYRRFLVNGFREAFDMPGVPIRLHLRGTSNPYEDD
- a CDS encoding outer membrane protein assembly factor BamB family protein, producing MTIRRDLSRHPLVAGRRMALLGAMGLLAGCETLEDLLSDKPPPLPGERRSVIDGARSVSPDPAVASRPVSLPAPAPIASWPQSGGSLDHSPGMADLPAESLRQAWRSSVGAGSAYRQRMTAGPVASADTVYAADAFGEVSAFDLARGGRRWRLDTSPKDDDVGAVGAGAALEGDTLYLATGLAEVLAVNPADGTVRWRVRTPAPTRGAPTVANGRIFVVTLENHLIALSTEDGRRLWTYRAQPVTAVPLGLPSPAVEGEMVVAGFPSGDLVCLRPSDGRVLWTEALSALPSERRGGIADLLGVTAAPVISDGRVITVGRGGTTMAVDLRSGRRLWEREVGGTVTPAVAGDWIFLVSYDQELVAISRDSGQVRWVTALNAPPPPGSRRREPASFAAPVLTGGRIIVPGTGSEALVVDPADGAVVARLPLPGPVSLPAAIAGGALLVLADDGNLAALRA
- a CDS encoding ABC transporter substrate-binding protein, which translates into the protein MRRRNLLAAGAAAALTAQPRLLGRPAVAAPASVLRYVPSANLTLLDPVWSTAYISLCHGYAVFDALYATDAAGNVRPQMAEGHEVSPDGLTWTIRLRDGLRFHDGEPVRAADCVASLARWCARQATGQVVGSFVAAWEAADDRTLRARLHQPFPNLAYLMAHSVFPAFVMPERLAQTDPGRQVTEMVGSGPFRFVAGEYVSGALAVYERFAGYVPRGEAADWTSGGKVAKVDRIEWRVLPDGATAAAALQQGEVDWLERPVADLVPVLAQRRDITLKPIDPTGWAAVLRSNQLNPPFDNPRLRRAVLKAVNQEDFMRVAAGDDPQAWRLCRSAFPCGTRFGDEIGAPFMPADPAAAKAVNFLVRGLGQKGYFGWYENAEVEALTQRWLEAGEEAEQRRLSDAIQRITFETVPNVPLGQYVQRSAWRTSVQGVLQGPATLSWNVSKA
- a CDS encoding tetratricopeptide repeat protein; translation: MPDIFDEVQEELRAERARRLATRWGGLFGVVALAALLGVGGWQGWQWWQARQANQAAAIFLEVSRATEAENADLKAAGDRFAALADTAPHGYRVLARLRAAALRAETGDGVAALALWDAVASDGAADPLYRDLASLMWSLHGLDSQDPGLLASRLAPLAAEGNPWRASARELQALVAVRRGEREAAKRSLQALAADVTAPQGVRDRAARLAAGLDG
- a CDS encoding SixA phosphatase family protein; amino-acid sequence: MRQLLLLRHAKSSWDDPALSDHARPLNARGRRAAVAMAGAFHGLGLAPEVVLVSSARRTLQTLEALVPLEGTPLVEPMDELYLAPWRNLLGTLQRVPQTARSVLLVGHNPGLHDLATALAGPTALAAGGRDARRLAEGYPTGTLTEFAVAAPWQGLQPGGGRLVRLLAPGDLPEMAA